One Hyphomonadaceae bacterium BL14 genomic window, CGCAAAGGAGGGCGGCGCAGAGCAAGGGGCGGATCATGGTCGGGTCTCCTGATCATCGGGCGTCGTGCCGCCAGGATAGATGCGGGTGCGCACGTCGCCGGTAAGGATAACGCGGTTGCCGCCGTCTTGCACCTGGAACGCGTCAGCGCGCACAGCGCCCCAGGGCGCTGCGCCGGACACGCCTTCGTCTCCGTCCACAGTGCCGTCGCGCAGGCTGATGCGCGCCGACGGCGCCTCGAACCGGTAGCCGGCCGGGGTTGCGAACCGCACATCGGTTCTCAAGGTCAGCGATTGGCCGGCCTCGTCAAAAACACCGGTCTCGGCCAGGGCTTGTGATGAGTCGCGCAGGCCCTCGATCCAGGCATAGTCGAGCGCCGGGCGCTCCAGATCGGTGAGCGGGGTCACCCCGCCCAGGCGCCGCACCGCTGCATCGGCGGTGATCATGAAGGGCGTGCCGCCCCGGTCGCGGCCTGTGAAGCGCGGATTGATGATTCGCTCGGCGTCGCCCGCGGGCGTGAATGCCGGCTCCGACGGGCCCGAGGCGCGCGACATGAAGGTCTGCATCAGCGCATTGCCCCCCACCAGCACCATGGCCACGAGCAAGACGGCGCGCAAAATCCGCACGCGACCGGAGCGCGCGCGCGCGCTGGTGAGTGAGCGCGCCCGCCGGTCGCCGATCAGACTGTCGGACGCGTGCGCGGCGGCGGTCATGCGAGCCTCTCCAGGCCAGGCTCGGGCGGCGAGGACATCATGAGTGTGAGAAAATGTCGATTTCAGGCCAGCCGCCAAGATCAAGACGCGCGCGGGCGGGCAGGAAATCGAAACAGGCCTGGGCCAGTGCCGTACGGCCCTCGCGCTCCAGCATGGCGGCGAGCCCGTCGCGCACCTGGTGCAGATACAGCACGTCCGAGGCGGCGTATTCCAGCTGGGCGGGCGTCAGGTCAGGCGAGGCCCAATCGGAGCTCTGCTGCTGTTTGGACAGCTCGATCCCGGCAATCTCGCGCACCACATCCTTCAGCCCGTGGCGGTCGGTATAGGTCCGCGTGAGCTTCGAGGCGATCTTGGTGCAGAACACAGGCCCTGTCTCCACGCCCAGATCACGCAGCAACATCGCGACATCGAACCGGGCGAAATGGAAGATTTTCTCGACGGCGCGGTCGGCCAGCAGCGCCTTCAGATTCGGACAGTCATCGCCGCTGCGCGCCAGCTGCACGATGTGGGCGTCGCCATTGCCGGCCGAAAGCTGGACCAGGCAGACCCGGTCGCGCACCAGCGACAGGCCCTGGGTTTCGGTGTCCACGGCCACGCGCGTGCCGAAATCGAGTCCGTCCGGCAGATCGCCCGGGTGGAAGTGAATGGCCATGATTTCGCCTGTGCACGCTTGTGTGATAGGATATGTGAATGGGTATCGGACCTTCCGTCCGGCGCGTCAATGCACACGCTGGTGCAAGGCGGACTTGCGCGCACGGAGTTGCTGATCGGGTCCATTGCGGGCCATGTCAATATTGAGACGCGGGGACCCCAGCCCCGGCGTTGGTACTGTCAAACAGCGGCCGGGCCGTTCCTGATGCTGAAATTCCGACTCTCGCGCGAGGACAAGGCCGCCATCGAAATCCGGTTCGAACCGGAGGCTGGCCTGATCAGCTTTGTGTGCGAAGGGGTGGTGACCGAAAAAGACCTCCTGCGTGCCCAGTCAGAGGCCGACCGGCTCGCCGATGGCCGCAGCGTGCGGGCCATGATGATTGATGCGCGCCGCTCCTCCCCGGGATATCCGGCCGGACAGCTTGTGGAGCCGATGTCGGCAATCCTGGAGGATCTGGGTATCCAGCGCTGCGCTTTTGTCAGCGTGCGCGGGCGCGATGACATCCTGGATGTGATCGAGACAGTGACATTCCCCTACGCGGTCCGGGTGCGCGCTTTTGAAGGTGACGTCGAGGCGCGCGCCTGGCTGCTCAGCTGAAGGCCGGGCTGATCGTCAGCGCCGGCCCGGCTACGCCGTCAATGGGCGCAAAGAGCCCGGCGCCGGTTCGAGCGGGGTGCCACGCCCTGACCCGCATCGCAGGTCTGTCCGGTTAGCGCCCGTCCACGCCGCCCAGCGTGAAAAGAACAATCTCAAAGCGGATCGACTCGCTCGGCTCGAGATTGCCGAACTGTATGTTTTCACGCTCATAAAAGAGCCGGACCAGGGTGCACTCGTCGCTGAAGACCAGGCCGGTCTGAACCCTGCGCGTCTCGTCGGCCACCAGGTCCTGGAGCTGCCGGTGAAACATCGTCCAGCGGGAGGTGAGTTCAAACTGCGCCGAGGTGCTCAGCTCGCGCAGCTCCAGCCCGCTGGCTTGCCGGGCAATATCGGTGTAGCGCGCTGACAGGCTGGCGCGCCATACCCGCGCCGAGGCATTGGCGTCGAGCCGGTTGGCTGCGCCGGTATCGCCATCCAGCCGCGCCCGCACGCCGACGCGCAGCCAGTCATAATCAAGGCGGCCCTCGGCGACCCAGTCGGAGGCGTCCTGGGCGGCACCCGATGTGGCCGGGAAGCGGTTGTCTCCCGACATCCGGTAGCTGCGCCCGGCGAACAGCTCCACGCCGCGTGACCCGCCCGCCTCGGTGAAAGACGCGGCCAGGCCCAGATCGGTGCGCGTGCCATCCTCCCACAGGTCAAAACCGGGCGAGCGTATCGGCGAAAACAGGAAAGAGCGGTCCAGATCGAGGGTCTGGCTGTCGAAATTCGGCGGGATATTGCCGCTTCCCGCTTCAGTCGAGGCGATGCCAGCCAGGCGCGGCGCCAGGATGATGTCCACACGTTCGCCCGGCCGCAGGAAGGGCCAGCTCACATCCAGCCCTGCCGCGCCCAGCCAGCGCGCGGCGTCGAACTGACCGGTCTCGACGCCCGCAACGGTGCGCTGGGTGATATCGAATACGTCGGCGCGCGCCGTTGCGAAGGGTTCTGCGCGGAGCCCGCCGGGCAGGATGACCGCGCGGCTCCAGTCCACGCCGGCGCTGGCGCGGCGGTAATCATCGCCCAGTTCGCGCGTCAGGCTGAGCGCATTGAAGGAGAATTCGGCTACCCCGCCGCCGCGGGGCAGCGCCAGCTGATAATGACCGCGCACCTGCGGTGCCGCCACCGGCAACTGGCCGTCGTCAAACGTCTCACTGATGAAGTTGAACTGGTAGGCGGTCGCGTCGGCGTACCAGGCTGGCCGGCGCCCGGCGGTCCAGACCTGGCTGATCAGGGAGCCCAGCGGCGCGGCCAGCAGGCTCTGATAGCCCTCGGCCTGTTCGGGATAGCCATAACGGCGCAGAAACAAATCCCCGCCGGTGACCGCCTGGGCACCAAAGCCCCAGCGCCAGTCCTGATTGATATCGAACTCGCCCACAGCGAACACATGCCCGCGCAGCGCCCGGTCGCCGAACGGGCCGTCAATGTCGAACTCGCGCTCATAGGTGGCTGATGTCTGCACATTCACCTGGCCGGACCAGAAGCGCTTGCGCCACTCCAGTTCCAGCAGGGGGCTGACCTCGGACATGACCCGCGGAGCGATGGTCAGGTCCTGGGACGGTCCGATGGCCCAGAAATACGGCTGTTGCCAGGAGAAGCCGAGCCGGTTGGAGAGGTCGATCGCCGGTGCCAGAAAGCCTGACTTGCGCCCAACACTGGGGTCGGCATGGGCAAAGGCCGGTGAATACAGTACCGGCACGCCCCGTATTTCCAGGCGGACATTGCGATAGCGGATCATGTCGTTGCCGACATCCTGGGTCACCTGGTCGGCCCGCAGCCGCCAGGTCGGCGTGCGCGTGCCGTCCTCACACAGATCGCAGGCTGTGTAGTACGCATCCCTGAGCTCAACCCCGCCATCGGCGCGGCGCAGGGCCAATGCGGCGGCGGTGCGCCCGTTATTCTCCAGCAAGGTGGCGAAACCGCGCGCAAAGCCCTCGCGCATCTCGTCGTCCAGCTCGACATAATCGGCCAGCTGGGCGGGGCGGCCGGGCTCGTGGATCTCGACAGAGCCGGTGGCGACGATGCGCCGCAGCGCGGGATCATAGGTGATCTCGTCGGCCAGCACGATGCGCTCGTCCGAGCGCATCCGCACGGCACCGCGGGCGATATAGAGGCCGCGTGCGCGGTCCTCGATCAGTTCGGCGGCGTCCAGATAGGTACGCTCAGTATCGCTCTGGCGGGCTTCGGCGAGCCCGGCCGTCAGCGCTGCAGCGGCGCACCCCAGAGCGAGCAAAGACCGTTTCAACGCAGACCTCGATCCCCATCGGCGCCGAGCACGCCGGAGTTTCGGGTGTACCGGATGAATTGCGCTCCGTCCACGGGCCGGTCAGACCAGGGGCACAGCCTCGATCAGCCGCCCCCCCATGCGCAGCGGCTCGCAGCGCACGGCGAGCCCCGTGCGCGGATCGGTCTCGACGAAGACACCGCTGATCGTGGCCTCGCCGCTGGCGGCGGTGAAGCGGGTGGAGCGCATATGGGTGACGAAGCGCGAGACCGGCTCGGTCTTCTCCATGCCGATCACCGAATCATAGTCGCCGCACATGCCCGCATCGGTGACATAGGCGGTGCCGCCATTGAGAATCATGTGATCTGCAGTGGGCACATGGGTGTGGGTGCCCGCCACCAGGCTGGCCCGCCCGTCGCAGTAATGGCCCAGCGCCATCTTCTCCGACGTGGCCTCGCCATGCATGTCCACGATGATGGCGTCAGCCACCTGGCCCAGCGGGCAGGCGGCGAGCTGGCGGTCCACGGCGGCGAACGGGTCATCCAGCGGCTGCATGAACAGGCGCAGAAGCACGTTCATCACCAGCACCTGGCGGCCATCGGGCAGGGTGTAGAGCGAGCAGCCCCGGCCCGGCGCGGCACCTTCGGGATAATTGACCGGGCGCAACAGGCGCGGTTCGCGCTCGATATAGGTGAGCGCCTCTGACTGGTCCCAGGAATGATTGCCCAGGGTGAGCACGTCGGCACCGGCATCGTACAGCTCGATCGCGGTGCGCTCGGTGATACCGAAACCGCCCGCAGCGTTCTCGGCGTTCACCACCACGAAATCGAGCTTGAGCTGCTTGCGCAGGCCAGGCAGGTGCGCGGCCAGGGCATCCCGGCCCGACTTGCCCACCACATCGCCAAAAAACGCCAGCCGCATGCCCGGTCATCCCTGTTCATTCGTTCGGTTCGAGCCGCGATATAGCGCATGCAGCCGCGTGCGGCCACGAAACGGCTCAGGGCGCAAGGCCGCCCGCGACGGCGTCGGCGAATATCCGCCCGGCAGGGGTCAGGATGAGGCGCGCGCCATCTCGCCTGACCTGACCACGCGACAAGGCCAGCGCGAGCCCCTCAGCGTCCACCTCATAGCCGGTGAGCGCCTTGAGAGCCGCGAGATCGAGCCCCTCATCCACCAGGCGCATGCCCATCAGCACCCGCTCCACCGCTTCGTCGCGCGCGCTCAGCACCTCGGTCTCGTGCGCGGCGCCCGATGCGGCGCGGGCGATATAGTCGGCGGGCCTCCGCGCCGCTTCCGCCGCGAGGCGTCCGCCGGCAATGTGGGCCCCCACCCGCGCGTGGCCGCCCGGCCCGATGGCGATCCAGTCGGCGCCTTCCCAGTAGAGCCGGTTATGCACCGATTGATCCGCGCGGGTGCGGGCGTGATTGGAAATCTCGTAGGCGGGCAGGCCGGCCGCTTCGGTCAGCTCTTGCGTCAGCGCGTACATGTCCGCCGCATCGTCGTCGCCGGGCGGAGTGAGACGCCCGCGCTCGGCCTGGCGGGCGAACGCCGTGCCCGGTTCGATGGTCAGCTGGTAGAGCGACAGATGGCCGAGCCCCATGGCCAGCACGCGGGAGAGCTCGGCCGCCCAGTCCTCCGGGCTCTGGCCTTCGCGGGCATAGATGAGATCGATGGAGAGACGCGCGAACAGGGCCTGCGCCGCCTCCAGCGCCCGAAGCGCGCCTGCAGCGTCATGATCGCGGCCAAGGCGGGCGAGGCTGGCATCATCCAGCGCCTGAACACCCAGCGACAGGCGGTTGATCCCGGCGCTGGCGAGCCCGGCGAAGGACGCGGCCTCTTTGGGATTGGCTTCCAGCCCGATTTCGGCGCCCGGCGTGAAGCCCCACAGCGCGTCGGCGCGCGCCAGCACGGCCTCGATCTGGGCGGGTGTCATCAGAGAAGGGGTGCCACCGCCGAAATGCACGCTGGCCAGAGGCCGCGGTCCGGTCCGGGTGCGCCAGTGATCGAGATCGGCGAGCAGGGCCTCTGTCAGCGCGTCCGGTGTGCCGCCGGACGCCTTGTAGACGTTGAAATCGCAATAGGGGCAGATGCGCGCGCAATAGGGCCAATGGACATACAGGCCGAGCCTGGCGGGCGTGGAGTTCCCGGTGCTCATACGCCGAACACATCGGCGGTCAGGGCCGCAAACGCCCGTGCGCGATGGCTGAGCGCGCGTTTGGACGCCGCGTCCATTTCAGCAAAAGTCCGGTCATGGCCCTCGGGCACGAAGATCGGGTCATAGCCGAACCCGTGCTCGCCGCGCGGCGGGAAGACCAGCCTCCCGCGAACCTCGCCCTCGTAAAGCCGCGTCTCGCCATCGGGATGGGCCAGGGCCAGCACGCAGACAAAGCGGGCGGTATGATCCTGGCTGCCCGCCGCCTCGAGCGCGCGGCGCACGCGCTCCATGGCAGCGGAGAAATCCTTGTCCGGCCCGGCCCAGCGCGCGGAGTACACGCCGGGCGCGCCATCCAGCGCATCGACGGACAAGCCGGAATCATCCGCCAGCGCGACCCGGCCCGAGGCGTGCGCAGCCGCCTCTGCCTTGAGGCGCGCATTGCCGGAAAAGCTTGTTTCAGTCTCTTCCGGCTCGGCCAAACCGAGCGCTCCGGCACCGATAACGGTCAGTCCGTGAGGCGTCAGAAGCGCATCCAACTCTTTGATTTTACCCGGGTTATGGCTCGCCAGAACCCAGGAATCCGTCCGTGTGAAGACATTCATGCATAACCGTCCTGCTGAAAAGACATATCGCCTTTCGGAAAATTAATATCGAATTTCGATATATTTTTGTTGCCAAGCGATGCGGAGTGTCCTAGATGTGGTCTCGAGGCGAGCGGGAACGCCCACCTCATAAAGCCGACAGCCCGGCGGAACAATGACCGGGCGAGGCAAAAAGTTGGTCGACACGAAACACAAGGAGAGTATGAGATGGTCAGGACCACTAACACCGCAGGACACGCCGCAATCGCCATGGTGATCAACCTGGTTCTGGTGGCGGGCGTGTTCGCCGGAATGGCCGCCGCGATCGCACCGCTGGTCGCGTAAGGGCATGGCGACGGCTGACGGCCGGAAGCTCTGAGACAAACCGCGCCTCCCCGGCGGATTTTGATCAGACGCATTCCGGCCACAGCCCGTGCGTCGCCCGGGTTTGAGAAAGACGAGGGGAGGGCAGCATGAGAACGCTTGGCGCCGGGTCGCTGGCCTCCATTCTGAAGGTGCTGCTCGATATCGGCTATTTTGTGCTGCTGGCCGTGCTCGGCCTGGCCAGCCTGATCATCGTCCTGATCGTTTTCAGCGGCATTTACGGCCTGCTCGGCTTCGGGCCGGCGCTGCCGGGTATGCTGCGCCAGTTGCTGGCGCGCGATTTCGTCGTGGCCTTGCCCATGGCGATCGCCGCCTGGGCGGCGCTGACTTTCATCGTGCACCGTCTGCGCCTGATTTTTGCGACCCTGCGCGAGGGCGACCCCTTTGTGCCCGAAAATGCCGGGCATTTGCGCGCCATCGCCATCGGTATCGCGGTGTACCAGCTGTTGCACTACGCCGCACACGGCGTGCTGGCGCTGGTGATCACACTGCTGGGACGGGCGCCGGTGGAAAGCGGCGCACGGGTGATCCCTGATTTCAGCCTCAATCTGGCGGCCTGGTTCTCGGTGCTGGCGATCCTTGTCCTGGCGGAAGTGTTCCGCGAGGGTGCACGCCTGCGCGATGAGCAGAAGCTGACCATTTAAGGGAGCGCGGGAAAGCCATGCCCATCCGCGTAACCCTTGACCGGATGCTTCTTGAGCGTCGCATGTCGCTGACAGAGCTGTGCGACCGCGTGGGCATCACCATGGCCAATCTGTCGATCCTGAAAACCGGCAAGGCCAAGGCGGTCCGCTTTTCCACGCTGGAAGCGCTGTGCCGCGAGCTCAATTGCCAACCCAGCGATCTCCTCGTCTACGATCCCCACGGCGATCCTGACGAGGATGATGACGAGGACGGCTGAGGCTGCAGGCGCTTACTCGGTGCAGAATATCAGTATCCCGCAGAACACGGCCGGGATGGCGAGCATGGCCAGCACCACCAGCGCGCCAAACCCGAACAGCCAGACCAGAGCGATCAGGGCCAGGGTGGCGTTGAGCATCACCCACGGGCCGGCGCGGTGCGGATCGTGTCCGATCTCGCGCAGCATATGGCCCAGGCCCGGTACGGCCAGCAGGAGACGCCCCAGCTGTCGCGGCGGCATCAGCAGCAGGGCGGCGGGCCGCGTCAGCCAATGACCCAGCGGCCGGCCACTCTGGGCCGCGGCAATCACACCCGCCATCACCAGACCCACCAGAGTCACGCCGGCCAGGGACGCTGCGCTTTCGCCCGCCTGGTAGACCCACCAGGCCGCAGCGATGGTCAGCACCAGGGTCAACGGTGCCATCGCCTGGTTGATCCGGCGTGCGGGCGTCCAGGCCGGCGCGGTCTCGCCGGCGCGCCCGGCCATGGAATTGGCGATGAAGGCCAGACCCGCCAGCGAGTGATAGGTCACGAGGGGGAGCGAGACGATCAGAAGCGCTGCGGTCAGCGGCGCATCGGTGATGCCCCATTTGGGGCCGGGCATGACGGCATAGAGTCCCGCCCAGATTGCGAACGGCGTCAGCAGGAAAATCCCGATGGCGTAAGGCAGAACATGCATGGGAGCGCTCGCTTAGGGCTTCGTGGCTTCAAGACGGGTGCCGGTATCGCGGCGAAATCGGGCGCCCGCAAGGCAAACCGGTGCGGCCAGAAAGCGCTTACCGGTTGTGGGGTTGTAGGCGGGCCGGTCTACGCCAATCGCCGTATTCTTCGATCCGCGCAGGCGCAGTAATCTGACGCTGCTACGCCAAACCTGTCGACAGAGGCGCGTGGTTTGGGCGGATCAGCTGGATTTGCGGGAGCACATGTCCGCAAATTGTCAGCCGCCCAAGGCGGGAGGCCCGACCCCTCATGCGGCCTCCCGCTGCCCGCCTCTAGGGAGCCGGTTCACTCGCCATATCGGGGCAGGGCCCGCCGTGCGCCGGGAGGTCTGACGGCGCCCGCCCGCCGAAAATCTTCACCAGAGCGTCCCGCAGTGCGGCCTCCCACGTGAACAGGTCGTGGCCTGAGTAATAGCAATACCGGTGCACCGGTGCGCCCTGCGCACGCAATTGCTCAGAATAGCGGGTGGCGGCGCGCTGAAACTCTTCTTCGTAGAGACCGGCGGAGATGTGAAACGCCACCTCGCGCACTGGCGGGTCCCGGAAGATGTCGGCCTCCGACGCTGCGGGGGACGCGGCGATGATGTGATCGATGGGCGATGATGTCCGCGACGCCGTCAGCGCGAAGGTGGCAGACGCCGACGCTCCGAAAATTAACCAACCCTCCCGCGTGACCTGCCCGCGATAGCGCGCTTCGATCCACGCAATGAACGCGTCCTCGAAAAATGTCAGATAGGCGCGGTGATGATCTGTGTCCGGGTGCGGAACATAGTCGTTCGACCGGGCGAAGGGCGTGTCCATCCGCGCCTCGATCGCGACGATCAGCAGCGGCGGCACGAGCTCCCGGTCGATCAGGTCCTGCACGATGCGCGCATACTGCCGGATCGCCTGACCGTCGGGCAGGATCAGGACCGGGACGGGCGCGCCGTTCATCTGCCGCGGTGCGTAGACGTGAACCCGCCGCTCGATCCCCGCAATGGTATCGTTGAGGGTCACGGTCTCGATGTCTGCGCTGAGCTCGGCATAGGCCACGCCGGCGCCAGAGGCGGCGCCCTCGAATGTGGCCCGGCCCAGCGTCCGGCTCTGCGCGTCGAACGCGGCAAATGTCAGTTTCGATCCGGACAGAGAGGGCAGGCGCCATGCCGCCGCCCAGCAGCCATCACCAACCGGTTCAAGGCGCTGTGTGGAAAGCGATCCGCTGACAAATTGCGGACGGTCCGGCGAACGGACGGCCAGCAGGAGGCGCTCGCCGGACGCCGTGACGGTGACCGGATCCTCGCTGTTGCAGGCTTCAGCCGGGACCGGCGCATCGTGGGGCTGAACCGCGACCTGGCAGCCGATGGCAGCACGGCACGTCTCACCCGCATCAACAAAATCAAGAACCTGCGCGTGCCCGGCTCCGCCAGCAAGGGCAAGTGTGAGTATTCCAGCAGATAGCCACTGACGTGCCTTGACCATGATCTGCCTCCGGAAGACCTACCCCTTGCGCCCCGCAATCAAACTATCCACCACGCCGGGATCGGCGAGCGTCGAGACATCGCCCAGCGCGCCGGTTTCGCCTTCGGCGATCTTCCTCAATATGCGCCGCATGATCTTGCCTGAGCGGGTCTTGGGCAGGCCGGGGGCGAACTGGATCACGTCGGGGCTCGCGACCGGCCCGATCTCCTTGCGCACCTGGGCTTTGAGGGCGGTTTCCAGCGCAGCGTCCGGTTCGCGCCCGGCGGTCAGGGTGACGTAGCAATAAATGCCCTGGCCCTTGATATCGTGGGGATAGCCGACCACGGCGGCTTCGGCGACCGCCTCATGAGCGACCAGCGCGCTTTCGATCTCCGCGGTGCCCAGCCGGTGGCCGGAGACGTTCAGAACATCATCCACCCGGCCGGTGATCCACCAGTATCCGTCAACGTCGCGCCGCGCCCCGTCGCCGGTGAAATAGGTTCCCGGATAGGCGGTGAAATAGGTGTCGATGAAGCGCTGATGGTCGCCATAGACCGTGCGCGCCTGGCCCGGCCAGGAGCCGAGCAGCACCAGATTGCCCTGCGCTTCGCCCGTGTCGGGCAGGCGCTGGCCTTCGGCATCCATCAAGGCGGGCCGGACGCCGAACATGGGAAAGCTCGCCGCGCCGGGTTTCAGGGCATGGGCGCCCGGCAGGGGCGTAATGAGGTGGCCGCCAGTTTCGGTCTGCCACCAGGTGTCCACCACCGGGCAGCGCCCGTCGCCGCACACGGCGTGATACCAGCGCCAGGCTTCTGGATTGATCGGCTCGCCGACGCTCCCCAAAAGCCGCAACGAGCACCGGTCATGGGCGCGCACCGGCTCGTCGCCAAAGCGCATCAAAGCGCGGATAGCGGTGGGGGCGGTGTAGAGCACGGTGACCTTGTGCTTGGCCACCACCTCCCAGATCCGGTCCGGCCCCGGCCAGGTGGGCACGCCTTCGAACATCAGCGTCGTCGCACCATTGGCCAGCGGCCCGTAAACGATATAGCTGTGCCCCGTCACCCAGCCCACATCGGCGGTGCACCAGAACACATCGTCCTCGCGATGGTCGAACGTGTAGTCATGTGTCATCGACGCCCAGACCATGTACCCACCGGTGGTGTGCATGACCCCCTTGGGCTTGCCCGTCGACCCCGACGTGTACAGGATGAAGAGCGGGTCCTCGGCCTGCATCGGCTCGGGCTCGCAATGGGCGTCCACCTCCAGCGCGCGCTGATGGTGCCAGTGGTCGCGCCCCTCCACCCAGCCCACATCGGCCCCGGTATGACGCACGCACAGCACGGCCTTCACGCCCGGCACCTGGGCGAGCGCTGCGTCCACATTGGCTTTCAGCGGCACCGGCTTGCCGCCGCGCACACCCTCATCGGCGGTGACCACGAAGGCGCTCTCGCAATCGCGGATGCGCCCGGCCAGGGCGTCGGGGGAGAAGCCGCCGAACACCACTGAATGGACCGCGCCGATGCGCGCACACGCCAGCATGGCATAGGCCGCTTCGGGGATCATCGGCATGTAGAGCGTGACCCGGTCGCCCTTCGCAACGCCCAGGCTTTTGAGCACGTTGGCGAAACGGCCGACATGGTTGAACAGCTGGGCGTAGGTGATGGCGTGGTGGCGCGCGGGGTGGTCGCCCTCCCAGATCAGCGCCGGTTTGTTGGCCCGCTCCGGCAAATGCCGGTCCACACAGTTCCAGCACGCATTCAGCACCCCGTCGGCGAACCAGCGAATGTGCAGATCGTCAGCGGCGAAGGAGATGTCGGAAACTTGCGCAGGCTTGTGCATCCAGCCGATGCGCTCCAGCTCCTCGCGCCAGAACCCGTCCGGGTCGGCGATGGAGCGCTGATATTTGTCCTGATAGAGCGCAGGCGTGATGCGCGCGCGCCCAAAGCTGGCGGGGACGGGAATAGGCGCGTCAGTCATCGCTCGCTCCGGATCGGCTCAATGATCCAAAGCATGGCCCGGCGCGCGGGCCGGGTGCAAGCGTCTAGCGCCCGCTGGAGCTTGCTGTTGCGGCAGTGGTCGCCGCGGTCACGGCAACGATGGCAGCCATCTGCGCCGCGATGACCGCAGACATCGCCGGAACCGCGCCCAGCGCGCCATCAACGCGATCGCCCAGCCAGACCAGCTGGGCCAGCCGCAGTCGGGCGGCACCGGTTTGCGTGACCTTCGCCAGCCCCTCCATATTCGCTTCGATAACGGTCAGGTCGGCGGGCGTCACGCCTTGCGCCGCCCATTCCATCCAGATGTGGCGATGGCCGGACCGGCGCAGCTTGCGGTGACCGCGTACGGCGCCGCGCAGGGCGAGATATCGGTCGCGCACCTCGCCGGCGGCATGCCCGTAGAGGGCGCACAGCCGCGCGCCTTCATGCTTGAGCCCGCGCGTCGCCCGCTCGCTTTCAAACACGGTCAGGGCGGCTTGCCGGTCCCGGGTGATGGTTTCGGGACTGTCATCGCGCGCGGCGTGGGAGGCGGCGAACAGGTCGGTCGTCGCAGAATCGGCCCGCCACCAGGGCGGGCGGATCGCCTGGCGGATTGCGAAAAAGCGCCGGATGGTCTGAGCGGAATCTGCGTCTGCGAGTGCCAGGACCAGCGCGGCGCGGGCGCCGCCGGCATAAAGCGTGCCGGCACGAGCGGTCTTTTCGCCTGCCTTCAGCGCGTCTCGCAGTCGCAGAAAGCTGCTGGCGGTCTTGCCGTGTCCGGCCAGCAGGGCGGCATAGATCCAGCGCAGATCTCCAGTGGGTGCGCGCATGTTGCCCAAGGCGCTTTTCAGCGCCTGGTGAACGGCCAGCATCGCCGCAGTATCCGCCGGGCCGGTGCCGGTGGCAGGCGTCAGCGCATGGGCGGTGAACCAGGCCCCCGCGCCGCGCGGTCCGCCCGCTATCGCGGTCACCGCATCATGGGCTTGTTCAAGACGTGTCAGGTCCAAGATGCGTGCGTCCTACTGT contains:
- a CDS encoding ribonuclease D, which gives rise to MAIHFHPGDLPDGLDFGTRVAVDTETQGLSLVRDRVCLVQLSAGNGDAHIVQLARSGDDCPNLKALLADRAVEKIFHFARFDVAMLLRDLGVETGPVFCTKIASKLTRTYTDRHGLKDVVREIAGIELSKQQQSSDWASPDLTPAQLEYAASDVLYLHQVRDGLAAMLEREGRTALAQACFDFLPARARLDLGGWPEIDIFSHS
- a CDS encoding YmdB family metallophosphoesterase, with the protein product MRLAFFGDVVGKSGRDALAAHLPGLRKQLKLDFVVVNAENAAGGFGITERTAIELYDAGADVLTLGNHSWDQSEALTYIEREPRLLRPVNYPEGAAPGRGCSLYTLPDGRQVLVMNVLLRLFMQPLDDPFAAVDRQLAACPLGQVADAIIVDMHGEATSEKMALGHYCDGRASLVAGTHTHVPTADHMILNGGTAYVTDAGMCGDYDSVIGMEKTEPVSRFVTHMRSTRFTAASGEATISGVFVETDPRTGLAVRCEPLRMGGRLIEAVPLV
- the lptD gene encoding LPS assembly protein LptD, which encodes MKRSLLALGCAAAALTAGLAEARQSDTERTYLDAAELIEDRARGLYIARGAVRMRSDERIVLADEITYDPALRRIVATGSVEIHEPGRPAQLADYVELDDEMREGFARGFATLLENNGRTAAALALRRADGGVELRDAYYTACDLCEDGTRTPTWRLRADQVTQDVGNDMIRYRNVRLEIRGVPVLYSPAFAHADPSVGRKSGFLAPAIDLSNRLGFSWQQPYFWAIGPSQDLTIAPRVMSEVSPLLELEWRKRFWSGQVNVQTSATYEREFDIDGPFGDRALRGHVFAVGEFDINQDWRWGFGAQAVTGGDLFLRRYGYPEQAEGYQSLLAAPLGSLISQVWTAGRRPAWYADATAYQFNFISETFDDGQLPVAAPQVRGHYQLALPRGGGVAEFSFNALSLTRELGDDYRRASAGVDWSRAVILPGGLRAEPFATARADVFDITQRTVAGVETGQFDAARWLGAAGLDVSWPFLRPGERVDIILAPRLAGIASTEAGSGNIPPNFDSQTLDLDRSFLFSPIRSPGFDLWEDGTRTDLGLAASFTEAGGSRGVELFAGRSYRMSGDNRFPATSGAAQDASDWVAEGRLDYDWLRVGVRARLDGDTGAANRLDANASARVWRASLSARYTDIARQASGLELRELSTSAQFELTSRWTMFHRQLQDLVADETRRVQTGLVFSDECTLVRLFYERENIQFGNLEPSESIRFEIVLFTLGGVDGR
- a CDS encoding DUF2975 domain-containing protein translates to MRTLGAGSLASILKVLLDIGYFVLLAVLGLASLIIVLIVFSGIYGLLGFGPALPGMLRQLLARDFVVALPMAIAAWAALTFIVHRLRLIFATLREGDPFVPENAGHLRAIAIGIAVYQLLHYAAHGVLALVITLLGRAPVESGARVIPDFSLNLAAWFSVLAILVLAEVFREGARLRDEQKLTI
- the hemW gene encoding radical SAM family heme chaperone HemW; its protein translation is MSTGNSTPARLGLYVHWPYCARICPYCDFNVYKASGGTPDALTEALLADLDHWRTRTGPRPLASVHFGGGTPSLMTPAQIEAVLARADALWGFTPGAEIGLEANPKEAASFAGLASAGINRLSLGVQALDDASLARLGRDHDAAGALRALEAAQALFARLSIDLIYAREGQSPEDWAAELSRVLAMGLGHLSLYQLTIEPGTAFARQAERGRLTPPGDDDAADMYALTQELTEAAGLPAYEISNHARTRADQSVHNRLYWEGADWIAIGPGGHARVGAHIAGGRLAAEAARRPADYIARAASGAAHETEVLSARDEAVERVLMGMRLVDEGLDLAALKALTGYEVDAEGLALALSRGQVRRDGARLILTPAGRIFADAVAGGLAP
- a CDS encoding helix-turn-helix transcriptional regulator, coding for MPIRVTLDRMLLERRMSLTELCDRVGITMANLSILKTGKAKAVRFSTLEALCRELNCQPSDLLVYDPHGDPDEDDDEDG
- the rdgB gene encoding RdgB/HAM1 family non-canonical purine NTP pyrophosphatase — translated: MNVFTRTDSWVLASHNPGKIKELDALLTPHGLTVIGAGALGLAEPEETETSFSGNARLKAEAAAHASGRVALADDSGLSVDALDGAPGVYSARWAGPDKDFSAAMERVRRALEAAGSQDHTARFVCVLALAHPDGETRLYEGEVRGRLVFPPRGEHGFGYDPIFVPEGHDRTFAEMDAASKRALSHRARAFAALTADVFGV